A stretch of Tripterygium wilfordii isolate XIE 37 chromosome 11, ASM1340144v1, whole genome shotgun sequence DNA encodes these proteins:
- the LOC120008707 gene encoding classical arabinogalactan protein 6-like: MALIFVAVAGSVVSAAHQAPTTSPTAAPKSSTKAETPAPAKAPTAASTPKSSPSPKAATAPAPSTDDDSSTAPATSPSSESPAASSPESDVSSPPAPASEASEGPTATDDVSDGPTVSPAEAPTNENSGAATVKVFAGLGAVTVAGFFFF; this comes from the coding sequence ATGGCCTTAATTTTTGTCGCGGTTGCCGGGTCTGTTGTATCTGCCGCACACCAAGCACCCACCACTTCCCCTACTGCTGCCCCCAAATCATCCACGAAAGCAGAAACACCTGCCCCTGCCAAGGCTCCCACAGCTGCCTCCACCCCTAAATCATCTCCATCACCCAAGGCCGCCACCGCTCCTGCCCCCTCCACCGATGACGATTCATCCACTGCCCCTGCGACTTCACCTTCATCCGAGTCTCCTGCTGCCTCATCCCCCGAATCTGATGTCTCCTCGCCTCCTGCCCCGGCCAGCGAGGCATCTGAGGGACCTACCGCCACTGATGATGTGAGTGATGGACCCACGGTTTCACCTGCTGAGGCACCCACTAATGAAAATTCTGGTGCTGCCACCGTCAAGGTCTTTGCCGGCCTTGGTGCTGTCACAGTTGCtgggttcttcttcttctaa
- the LOC120008454 gene encoding pectate lyase-like has product MSSPLPILIFLLTLLTPRFVLSSPVQDPELVVQDVLKSINGSRRNLAYMSCGSGNPIDDCWRCDPNWESNRQRLADCAIGFGKDAIGGRNGRIYVVTDSGDDNPVNPIPGTLRHAVIQDEPLWIIFKRDMVIRLNQELVMNSFKTIDGRGASVHIAGGPCITIHYATNIIIHGINIHDCKQGGNGNIRDSPHHSGWWRVSDGDGIAIFDSKHIWVDHCSLSNCNDGLIDAIHGSTAITISNNYFTHHDKVMLLGHSDSYTQDKGMQVTIAFNHFGEGLVQRMPRCRHGYFHVVNNDYTHWEMYAIGGSAAPTINSQGNRFLAPDVRFRKEVTKHEDAPESEWRNWNWRSEGDLMMNGAYFRQSGAGASSVYARASSLSARPSTLVAGMTTTAGALNCRKGSRC; this is encoded by the exons ATGTCAAGTCCTCTCCCCATTTTGATTTTCCTCCTCACTCTCCTAACTCCTCGTTTTGTCCTCTCTTCACCAGTTCAAGACCCTGAACTTGTAGTACAAGATGTACTCAa GAGCATCAATGGCTCTAGGAGAAACTTGGCATATATGTCTTGTGGGAGTGGGAATCCAATTGATGACTGCTGGAGGTGTGACCCTAATTGGGAGAGCAACCGCCAACGATTAGCAGATTGTGCAATTGGGTTCGGTAAGGATGCAATCGGAGGAAGAAATGGTCGAATCTACGTCGTTACAGACTCCGGCGATGATAATCCTGTAAACCCTATACCAGGCACTCTTAGACATGCTGTCATTCAAGATGAGCCATTGTGGATCATTTTCAAGAGAGACATGGTAATTAGGCTTAACCAAGAACTTGTGATGAATTCTTTCAAGACAATTGATGGTAGAGGTGCAAGTGTTCACATTGCCGGTGGGCCATGCATTACAATTCACTATGCTACCAACATTATCATCCATGGCATTAACATTCATGATTGCAAGCAAGGAGGGAATGGCAACATTAGAGACTCTCCTCACCATTCCGGGTGGTGGAGAGTATCGGACGGCGACGGAATAGCCATCTTTGATAGCAAGCATATTTGGGTAGACCATTGTTCGTTGTCTAACTGTAATGATGGACTAATTGATGCAATCCATGGCTCCACAGCTATCACTATTTCTAACAACTACTTTACACATCATGACAAAGTCATGTTGTTGGGACACAGCGACTCTTACACTCAAGATAAAGGCATGCAAGTCACTATTGCCTTTAATCATTTTGGTGAAGGACTAGTCCAAAGGATGCCAAG ATGTCGACATGGATACTTTCACGTTGTGAACAATGACTACACACACTGGGAAATGTATGCTATCGGAGGGAGTGCTGCTCCGACAATAAATAGCCAAGGAAATCGATTTCTGGCACCGGACGTGAGATTTAGGAAGGAAGTTACAAAGCATGAGGATGCACCAGAGAGTGAGTGGCGTAATTGGAACTGGAGATCAGAGGGGGATTTGATGATGAATGGTGCCTATTTCAGGCAATCCGGGGCCGGTGCATCATCGGTATATGCAAGAGCTTCTAGCCTGAGTGCAAGGCCATCTACTCTTGTGGCTGGAATGACTACCACAGCTGGTGCACTTAACTGTAGGAAGGGCTCTCGCtgctaa
- the LOC120009849 gene encoding zinc finger protein CONSTANS-LIKE 8-like yields the protein MKATKKTRKSTARNTGAKNRKKKPKYLSLRLQLSQQTHSPLRPARVTRQRHKQEQKQRRLQQQQQIPLFVEDMHDDHVAMLFDTSTNSTAASLQGILENSTSAPSTTEREEPLSPYACAEEGSRLVRTAMRCKERDASEEKWVCYAEVVEEVKKEQEEVSSCCCATTDDHHLHHDDDGSWLKGIDHQRSSGGGSTTSLVLKLDYQHILNAWSDKGPLFVDEQVVPDLHDPNHGSTECLGSVGNIWSVPEVGSTKPKEESGTKEGWKVAQREASILRYKEKRQNRLFSKRIRYEVRKLNADKRPRIKGRFVKRTGED from the exons ATGAAAGCTACCAAGAAGACCAGAAAATCCACGGCTCGAAACACTGGAGCCAAGAACAGAAAGAAGAAGCCCAAGTACCTGAGTCTCCGCCTCCAACTTTCCCAACAAACCCACTCGCCACTAAGACCTGCACGTGTGACGCGTCAACGGCACAAACAAGAACAGAAGCAACGGCGgctgcagcagcagcaacagatCCCGCTTTTCGTGGAGGACATGCACGATGATCACGTGGCCATGCTCTTCGACACCTCCACCAACAGCACGGCCGCCAGTCTCCAAGGCATCCTGGAGAACTCCACCTCTGCCCCCTCCACGACTGAGCGGGAGGAGCCGTTATCACCATACGCGTGCGCGGAGGAGGGGTCGCGGCTTGTAAGGACGGCGATGAGGTGTAAGGAGAGGGATGCGAGTGAGGAGAAGTGGGTTTGTTATGCTGAAGTGGTGGAGGAGGTGAAGAAGGAGCAGGAGGAGGTAAGTAGTTGCTGCTGTGCTACTACTGATGATCATCATCTGcatcatgatgatgatggttcATGGTTGAAAGGTATAGATCATCAGAGGAGCAGTGGTGGTGGGTCCACCACCTCCTTGGTTCTGAAGCTTGATTATCAACACATATTGAATGCTTGGTCAGATAAGGGCCCGCTTTttgttgatgaacaagttgTCCCTGATTTGCATGACCCAAACCAT GGATCAACAGAGTGCTTGGGAAGTGTTGGGAATATATGGAGTGTTCCAGAGGTTGGTAGCACCAAACCGAAAGAGGAAAGTGGAACAAAAGAGGGGTGGAAGGTTGCACAAAGAGAAGCAAGCATATTGAGATACAAGGAAAAGAGGCAAAACAGGCTCTTCTCTAAGCGTATTCGATATGAAGTCCGTAAGCTTAATGCTGATAAGCGCCCTCGTATCAAG GGTCGTTTTGTGAAGAGAACCGGAGAAGACTGA
- the LOC120009704 gene encoding class I heat shock protein-like has protein sequence MSSILKVFGGDDETILDPFLSLMNKCPVLNTPTDWKETPEAHVFTADLPGLKKEEVKVEIDEGNVLKVSGERAPEKGDKNDRWRHVERFRGKFLRRFKLPDNAKTDEVKASMENGVLKVIIRKQEVKKPEKKVIQIEDK, from the coding sequence ATGTCTAGCATTTTAAAAGTATTTGGTGGTGATGATGAAACTATTCTTGACCCCTTCCTTTCATTGATGAATAAATGTCCAGTCCTCAACACCCCAACAGATTGGAAAGAGACCCCGGAAGCACACGTCTTCACGGCCGATCTTCCGGGGCTCAAGAAGGAGGAGGTGAAGGTGGAAATTGATGAGGGTAATGTGCTTAAAGTAAGTGGGGAGAGGGCTCCCGAAAAAGGTGATAAAAATGACAGGTGGCGCCACGTTGAACGCTTCCGTGGCAAGTTCCTTAGGAGGTTTAAGCTACCAGATAATGCAAAGACTGATGAAGTCAAAGCTTCCATGGAGAATGGGGTGCTCAAGGTGATTATCCGTAAACAAGAGGTGAAGAAACCAGAAAAGAAGGTCATTCAGATTGAAGACAAATAG